One region of Tachysurus fulvidraco isolate hzauxx_2018 chromosome 9, HZAU_PFXX_2.0, whole genome shotgun sequence genomic DNA includes:
- the LOC113651759 gene encoding trace amine-associated receptor 13c-like produces the protein MNLTEFNQSDRCDHFSCPERSVSPAVYILLYVCSAAVVLLTVCGNLLVIISVLHFKQLHTPTNMLVLSLAVSDFLVGALVMPPLLIWTIESCWIFGRHFCISFLLIGGVLMTISIYNIALIAVDRYLALSNPFLYMSSISRRMICFVVYSNWCVCLIYITSFYYFNGSFKNSVLCPGECYYLLNEVFSVIDLIYSFIFPLSVIIILYTRVFVIAKKHATAIRELNNHTRPKTQKVTSYSMKSERKAAKVLGILVSVFLVCLLPDFIYSLIGYVIELQSETIQKLLIMICLNSTINPVIYALFYPWFMRCVKLIITLHIFLTDSEIINVLS, from the coding sequence ATGAACCTGACAGAGTTTAATCAGTCTGATCgctgtgatcatttctcctgtccagagagatctgtatctcctgcagtttatatcttactgtatgtgtgttcagctgctgtggttctgctaacagtgtgtggaaatctgctcgtcatcatctctgttcttcacttcaagcagcttcacacaccaacaaacatgctggtgctctctctggctgtgtcaGATTTCCTTGTTGGTGCTTTAGTGATGCCACCATTGTTAATCTGGACGATTGAGTCATGCTGGATTTTTGGGAGACATTTCTGCATCAGTTTTTTGTTGATTGGTGGTGTCCTCATGACGATATCAATCTATAATATTGCTCTGATTGCTGTAGATCGGTATTTGGCTCTGTCAAACCCTTTTCTCTACATGAGTTCAATATCTAGGAGGATGATCTGCTTTGTGGTTTATtctaactggtgtgtgtgtcttatctatatcacatcattttattatttcaatggAAGCTTTAAAAATTCTGTATTGTGTCCTGGAGAGTGTTATTACTTACTAAATGAGGTTTTTTCTGTAATTGAtctcatatattcatttatattcccactttctgtcataatcatattgtatactcGAGTTTTTGTAATTGCTAAGAAACATGCCACTGCTATCAGAgagcttaataatcacacacggcCTAAAACACAGAAAGTCACCTCATACtccatgaaatctgagagaaaagcagctaaagtcctcggtattttagtgtctgtgtttctggtgtgtttacttccagattttatttacagtttaatagGTTATGTTATTGAACTACAGTCAGAAACGATTCAGAAATTGTTGATCATGATTTGTCTTAATTCCACCattaatccagttatttatgctctgttttatccGTGGTTCatgaggtgtgttaaattaatcatAACTCTACATATTTTCCTGACAGATTCTGAAATAATCAATGTTCTTTCATGA
- the LOC113651747 gene encoding trace amine-associated receptor 13c-like, which yields MNLTQFNQSDRCDHFSCPERSVSPAVYILLYVCSAAVALLTVCGNMLVIISVLHFKQLHTPTNMLVLSLAVSDFFIGALVMPPLLIWMIESCWIFGRDFCIGFLLIGAIIMIVSIYNIALIAVDRYLALSNPFLYMSSISKRMICFVVYSNWCVCLTYVTSFYYFNGSFKNSVLCAGECYYLLNEVFSVIDLICSFIFPLSVIIILYTRVFVIAKKHATAIRELNNYTRPKTQKITSYSMKSERKAAKVLGILVSVFLVCLLPYFIYSLIGYVIELQLETFQKVLIMICLNSTINPVIYALFYPWFRRCVKLIITLEIFLTDSALINVLT from the coding sequence atgaacctgacacagtttaatcagtctgatcgctgtgatcatttctcctgtccagagagatctgtatctcctgcagtttatatcttactgtacgtgtgttcagctgctgtggCTCTGCTAACAGTGTGTGGAAATATGCTCgtcatcatctctgttcttcacttcaagcagcttcacacaccaacaaacatgctggtgctctctctggctgtgtcgGATTTCTTTATTGGAGCTTTAGTGATGCCACCGTTGTTAATCTGGATGATCGAGTCATGCTGGATTTTTGGGAGAGATTTCTGCATCGGTTTTTTGTTGATTGGTGCTATCATCATGATTGTATCAATCTATAATATTGCTCTGATTGCTGTAGATCGGTATTTGGCTCTCTCAAACCCCTTTCTCTACATGAGTTCAATATCTAAGAGGATGATCTGCTTTGTGGTTTATtctaactggtgtgtgtgtctaacatatgtcacatcattttattatttcaatggAAGCTTTAAAAATTCTGTATTGTGTGCTGGAGAATGTTATTACTTGCTAAATGAGGTTTTTTCTGTAATTGATCTCATATGTTCATTTATATTCCCACTatctgtcataatcatattgtatactcGAGTTTTTGTGATTGCTAAGAAACATGCCACTGCTATCAGAGAGCTTAATAATTACACACggcctaaaacacagaaaatcacctcatactccatgaaatctgagagaaaagcagctaaagtcctcggtattttagtgtctgtgtttctggtgtgtttacttccatattttatttacagtttaatagGTTATGTTATTGAACTACAAttagaaacatttcagaaagtTCTTATCATGATTTGTCTTAATTCCACCattaatccagttatttatgctctgttttatccgtggttcaggaggtgtgttaaattaatcatAACTCTAGAAATTTTCCTTACAGACTCTGCTTTAATCAATGTTCTTACATGA